A section of the Malus sylvestris chromosome 17, drMalSylv7.2, whole genome shotgun sequence genome encodes:
- the LOC126609689 gene encoding F-box/kelch-repeat protein At3g06240-like, with protein sequence MWNKTAEMLESETPEDRVVEILSKLPAKSLTRFKCIRKSWCTLINSPSFVAKHLNNTVDNKLSSSTFILVNHSQPHIFPDKNWKQDVFWSMINISIDSDEHNLHYDVVDLNIPFPLEDHDFVQIHGYCNGIVCVIVGKNFLLCNPATREFMQLPDSCLLLPPAEGKFELDTTFEALGFGYDCKGKEYKVVQIIENCEYSDDEQTFNHCTALPHTAEVYTTAANSWKEIKIDISSTTYSWSCSVYLKGFCYWYATDDDEYVLSFDLCDETFHRIPFPSRGESGFTFFYIFLRNESLTSFCSRYDRSGDSQSCEIWLMDDYDGVKSSWTKLLTVGPLQGIEKPLTFWKSDELLMLASDGRATSYNSTTGNLKYVHIPPILNKVVDFQALSYVESIVPLK encoded by the coding sequence ATGTGGAATAAAACTGCAGAAATGCTAGAAAGTGAAACTCCTGAAGATAGGGTCGTCGAAATCTTGTCCAAGTTGCCAGCCAAGTCTCTAACGCGATTCAAATGCATACGCAAATCTTGGTGCACTCTCATCAATAGTCCAAGTTTTGTGGCCAAACACCTCAACAATACCGTGGACAACAAACTCTCATCCTCCACTTTCATCCTTGTCAACCATTCTCAGCCTCACATTTTCCCGGACAAGAATTGGAAACAAGATGTTTTCTGGTCCATGATTAATATTTCCATTGATAGTGATGAGCACAACCTTCATTATGATGTTGTGGACCTAAATATACCGTTTCCATTGGAAGATCATGATTTTGTTCAGATTCACGGTTATTGCAATGGGATTGTATGTGTAATAGTAGGgaaaaattttcttttatgcaatCCTGCAACGAGAGAATTCATGCAACTTCCCGATTCATGCCTTCTTCTACCCCCTGCTGAGGGAAAATTCGAATTGGATACAACCTTTGAAGCATTGGGATTTGGCTATGATTGCAAAGGTAAAGAATACAAAGTCGTGCAAATTATAGAAAATTGTGAGTATTCAGATGATGAGCAAACATTTAATCATTGTACTGCTCTTCCTCACACGGCTGAGGTATACACAACGGCTGCTAACTCTTGGAAAGAGATCAAGATTGATATATCAAGTACAACCTATTCTTGGTCTTGTTCAGTGTACTTGAAGGGATTTTGTTATTGGTATGCAACGGATGACGATGAATACGTACtttcatttgatttatgtgatgaGACATTTCATAGAATACCGTTCCCTTCTAGGGGAGAATCTGGTTTTacgtttttttatatttttcttcgtAATGAATCCCTTACATCTTTTTGCTCTCGTTACGATCGAAGTGgggattctcaatcatgtgaaATATGGTTAATGGACGACTATGATGGAGTTAAGAGTTCATGGACAAAACTCCTAACTGTTGGACCCTTACAAGGCATTGAGAAGCCATTGACATTTTGGAAAAGTGACGAGCTTCTTATGCTTGCTTCTGATGGAAGAGCCACCTCATATAATTCTACTACTGGAAATCTGAAGTATGTTCATATCCCTCCTATTCTCAATAAGGTTGTGGATTTCCAAGCTCTAAGTTATGTGGAAAGTATTGTTCCACTCAAGTAA